The Malus domestica chromosome 10, GDT2T_hap1 genome contains a region encoding:
- the LOC103435039 gene encoding VAN3-binding protein-like, translated as MYVKIPHSAILAMKFLCRSWSPSASNFQQMFTSTGVSPSHNNWSSAKQDEKLDDELSSGELEDPKLEIQEVMNEFPLQSRSSTSSRGSWWGSKSLTSLLRQHRLKKKEDIRIHTASVHAALSVTRLAAAIASVAAAKSGIESVEVGEDGNPIIISDILASAAYLVAAVCAEAAESLGAHTTHVSSAINSGLAIQTTGDMITLTADAATCLRGAAALKARATAESYVLKTRNLLEVKGELSVVTPSGSTRYGWASIYSKHSQLMLSIQKKHLGFLATRKEYKIFRVKEGEQEAQGSGNFSICLRSNSGDIKLLFKDENQTLVWTSSISKLLQMHS; from the exons ATGTACGTGAAGATTCCACACAGCGCAATTCTTGCCATGAAGTTTCTCTGTCGGTCGTGGAGTCCATCTGCCTCTAACTTCCAGCAGATGTTTACATCAACT GGCGTGTCTCCGTCACATAACAACTGGAGTTCAGCCAAACAAGACGAAAAGCTGGACGATGAGTTAAGCTCAGGGGAACTCGAAGATCCAAAACTGGAGATACAAGAAGTAATGAATGAGTTTCCACTTCAGAGTAGGAGCAGTACGTCCAGCAGGGGATCTTGGTGGGGAAGCAAATCCTTAACTAGCTTACTCAGACAGCACAGactgaagaagaaagaagatatCCGGATTCACACAGCTAGCGTTCACGCGGCTCTCTCTGTCACACGCTTGGCTGCTGCGATTGCCAGCGTTGCAGCTGCCAAGAGCGGCATAGAATCAGTAGAAGTCGGTGAAGATGGCAACCCCATCATCATAAGCGACATTCTTGCTTCTGCAGCATATCTGGTTGCTGCAGTATGTGCCGAAGCTGCAGAGTCGTTGGGTGCGCACACCACTCATGTTTCTTCTGCCATCAACTCAGGCTTGGCTATCCAAACAACCGGCGACATGATCACACTCACAGCTGATGCTGCAACAT GTTTAAGAGGAGCGGCAGCACTCAAAGCAAGAGCCACCGCGGAATCCTATGTTCTCAAAACCCGAAATCTGCTAGAAGTAAAAGGCGAGCTATCAGTTGTCACTCCTTCTG GAAGCACAAGATACGGGTGGGCGTCCATATACTCGAAGCACAGTCAGCTCATGCTGAGCATCCAGAAGAAGCATCTGGGATTCTTAGCAACAAGAAAGGAGT ATAAGATTTTCCGTGTGAAGGAGGGAGAACAGGAAGCTCAGGGTTCCGGCAACTTTTCTATCTGCCTAAGGAGCAACAGTGGAGATATCAAGCTCTTGTTTAAAGATGAAAATCAAACTTTGGTTTGGACATCAAGCATTTCTAAACTCTTACAGATGCATAGTTGA